One genomic segment of Hordeum vulgare subsp. vulgare chromosome 2H, MorexV3_pseudomolecules_assembly, whole genome shotgun sequence includes these proteins:
- the LOC123427911 gene encoding chloroplastic lipocalin has protein sequence MALLPLVGFPSFPFPACPSRRTCGPASRMNFRCCVQERVPTVRNDGISKHLLSCLAASLVFISTPSQAVPADTFARPSLCQVAVVAAIDKAAVPLKFDGPSEDGMMMMTKGMTAKNFDPVRYSGRWFEVASLKRGFAGQGQEDCHCTQGVYTFDEKAGAIKVETFCVHGSPDGYITGIRGKVQCLSQEDMASAETDLEKEEMISSKCFLRFPTLPFIPKLPYDVLATDYDNYAVVSGAKDTSFIQIYSRTPNPGPEFIEKYKSYAAGFGYDPSKIKDTPQDCEVSSDQLAQMMSMPGMDEALTNQFPDLKLKSSVAFDPFTSVTQTLKKLAEVYFK, from the exons ATGGCCCTCCTGCCACTTGTGGGCTTTCCCTCCTTCCCGTTCCCGGCCTGCCCATCCAG GAGAACATGTGGCCCTGCTTCGCGCATGAACTTCAGATGCTGCGTGCAAGAGAGAGTGCCGACGGTGAGGAACGACGGGATATCCAAGCATTTGCTCTCCTGCCTCGCTGCTTCCCTCGTCTTCATCTCTACACCTAGCCAG GCTGTTCCTGCAGACACCTTTGCCCGGCCGAGCTTGTGCCAGGTTGCGGTGGTGGCCGCCATCGACAAAGCCGCTGTTCCTTTGAAATTCGACGGCCCTTCTGAAGatgggatgatgatgatgaccaaGGGCATGACTGCCAAGAACTTCGATCCTGTTCGCTACTCCGGTAGGTGGTTCGAGGTAGCATCGCTCAAACGCGGGTTTGCTGGTCAGGGACAAGAAGACTGCCATTGTACTCAG GGAGTGTATACATTTGATGAGAAGGCGGGCGCGATCAAGGTGGAGACATTCTGTGTCCATGGCTCACCCGATGGATACATCACCGGTATCCGGGGGAAGGTGCAATGCCTGTCTCAAGAGGACATGGCTAGTGCCGAGACTGATCTCgagaaggaggagatgatcaGCAGCAAGTGCTTTCTGCGATTCCCGACACTCCCGTTCATACCCAAGCTACCCTATGATGTCCTAGCAACTGACTATGACAATTACGCCGTTGTGTCTGGAGCGAAGGACACAAGCTTTATTCAG ATATACTCAAGAACACCAAATCCCGGACCGGAGTTCATCGAGAAGTACAAGTCATATGCTGCCGGCTTCGGCTACGACCCGAGCAAGATCAAGGACACGCCGCAGGACTGCGAGGTGTCCTCGGACCAGCTAGCGCAGATGATGTCTATGCCCGGGATGGACGAGGCCCTGACAAACCAGTTCCCGGACCTGAAGCTCAAGTCGTCGGTCGCGTTCGACCCGTTCACGAGCGTGACCCAGACCCTGAAGAAGCTCGCCGAAGTGTATTTCAAGTAA
- the LOC123427912 gene encoding putative disease resistance protein RGA4, with translation MPWLLCPRPLLVCLHQHRFARAKYQLTDANTMYVMDDPIHSFLLATACITGSIYIYISPILYTQTSTTPAPATIWSWSCVSPISASLLSRSQLQSSGCSTLELIMEVAVGAARWVVGRALGPVADGLLEAWAASKELGPNIDALKMELLYVQGMLNNTRGRDIDNPALNVLLQKLRDLAYNAEDVLDELDYFRIQDQLEGTYEAADEHAKGCMCNLYLNAHHTARAAGKLLCFCQCSRASSRAHPSEPIEEDDTRQQVLCCAWPCAKRRSARGNISSAPHNHQANEEVSGCMRKLASVACNSIRHVGKLLHCSSLPTHDDVSSVMPTICGACKHKVSQKKHVKETPKLEFDRVDLSRRMRLIVEQLQPVCAKVATILNLELLGSSHTAPSIANIPRTTTSDIIEPTLYGREPAKKRIIDSITHDKYSGKDLTILPIVGPGGIGKTTLVQHIYHSHEVQKHFQVKVWICVSQNFIVSKLTEEIEKALPSIEDEKKGRAEELIEQRLKSKRFLFILDDIWKCESEDWKRLLVPLRKGQTKGNVILVTTRFPAIAEIVKTTNSSIILEGLEHKEFRNFFRACIFGDEKSQNDHDGLLKIGDKIAEKLKGSPLAAKTVGRLLRNHLDAHHWTRVLESREWEMQTGERDIMPALKLSYDYLPFHLQQCFSCCALFPEDYKFDSEELIHFWIGLDILHPAGGSKTVEDVGLESLSDLVNNGFFKKDETDGHPYYIIHDLLHDLALKVASQESLTLHHSNVRSVEIRPSIRHLSIMIDDPDDSNGITGENFKSELKKLKTKLKVENLQTLFIFGGGDQSFVNILGDLFMEANALRVLCLPTLSCPLESMLHNFSSLLHLRYLKLGTSMRRMPLPTTLSRFYHLKILDLRKWDGSFLLPRDMSNLAKLCHFLARHNELHSGIYNVGKLKLLQELKAFAVNKEIQGFELNQLEHLIELRKLGIYNLENVYTKEEAIEAKLVQKDHLHKLALHWDSERPNTEPGVEVVVLESLQPHRNLQELSITGHRGPSCPTWLGDKLVVEALQSLYLSSVSWDIFPSFGKMVNLRELGLSNISTIKEFGPEESFCKLVKKITLAGLENFEKWVPQPTHFFPHLQVLIIVDCPKLSELPFSSHIVYPLKQDWNIDWFPKLQELWIEHCPEVLLLPPIPWTHSLCSVEISNVGSKLLDKLVYSKSSSEVALTIIGKVGLHNLDQLLLFSKLTELQALMIQKCPPLELKYFLMLTSLKKLWASSSNLGVVPSGGQSGVEWQHPVDEINICFSDSSGRELTQFLSHLPKLSKLEVSSCKNITQLVVGVDLQQPTVPIVSSSTSLDVITMDDTQVKDEQQEIAEVEEEANTMDDDGLLLLRAHLSNSLQALHIRTGGGVVVHSLEALQALTRLQLEYCSFRHPFPSSLLQLKLSSVKGVLTLSNLTSLTRLEIYGCGEDFRCEGLLPLLTRGQLSDLDVQKSPNFFGRWEWDPSAPISRSSKLQMLNTDDIHGFLGAPALCSLLSSSLTDLSFMGDHETARFINEQEEAFQCLTSLQRLEFWFCYKLEHLPAALNKLTNLKRLVIFGCLAVRSLPKDGLPSSLRELVAQGVNEELREHCKRLIGTIPKIII, from the exons ATGCCTTGGCTCCTCTGTCCGCGACCATTGCTAGTTTGTTTGCACCAACATAGGTTCGCCAGGGCAAAGTATCAGCTCACTGATGCCAATACCATGTATGTAATGGATGACCCCATTCATAGTTTTTTGCTTGCAACGGCCTGCATCACcgggtctatatatatatatatatcccctaTCCTCTACACTCAAACATCCACAACACCTGCGCCTGCAACCATCTGGAGCTGGTCTTGTGTTTCACCAATCTCTGCCTCTCTGCTCTCTCGCTCGCAACTGCAATCATCTG GCTGCAGCACCCTTGAGCTCATCATGGAGGTTGCCGTAGGTGCGGCACGGTGGGTGGTGGGCAGGGCGCTGGGTCCCGTCGCCGACGGCTTGCTGGAGGCCTGGGCGGCCAGCAAGGAGCTCGGCCCCAACATTGACGCCCTTAAGATGGAGCTGCTGTATGTGCAGGGGATGCTCAACAATACCCGCGGACGGGACATCGACAACCCGGCACTCAATGTGCTACTGCAGAAGCTGCGGGACCTCGCGTACAATGCCGAAGACGTGCTGGACGAGCTCGACTACTTCCGCATCCAGGACCAGCTCGAGGGTACTTACGAGGCTGCCGACGAGCACGCCAAGGGATGCATGTGCAACCTCTACCTCAACGCTCATCACACCGCTAGAGCTGCTGGCAAACTGCTCTGCTTCTGTCAGTGCTCGCGTGCGTCTAGTCGTGCTCATCCAAGCGAGCCAATAGAAGAAGATGATACAAGACAACAAGTACTCTGCTGCGCTTGGCCATGTGCCAAGCGGCGGAGTGCACGCGGAAACATCTCCTCAGCGCCACACAACCACCAGGCCAATGAAGAGGTCAGCGGATGCATGCGTAAGCTTGCCTCCGTTGCTTGCAACAGCATTCGTCATGTCGGTAAACTCCTCCATTGCTCATCCCTCCCAACCCATGATGATGTTAGTTCTGTCATGCCAACCATTTGTGGTGCCTGTAAGCACAAGGTATCCCAAAAAAAGCATGTGAAAGAAACTCCAAAACTGGAGTTTGATAGGGTGGATCTGTCTAGAAGAATGAGGCTTATAGTAGAGCAACTGCAGCCCGTATGTGCAAAGGTTGCAACCATTCTTAACCTAGAGTTGTTGGGTTCTAGCCATACTGCCCCAAGCATTGCCAACATTCCTCGCACCACCACCTCTGATATTATAGAGCCAACGTTGTATGGGAGGGAACCTGCAAAGAAGAGAATCATAGATAGTATCACTCACGATAAATATAGTGGCAAGGACCTAACTATCTTGCCAATTGTTGGTCCGGGTGGCATAGGGAAGACAACTCTAGTACAACACATATATCACAGCCACGAAGTACAAAAACATTTTCAGGTCAAAGTCTGGATATGCGTGTCTCAGAATTTCATTGTTAGTAAGCTGACTGAAGAGATTGAAAAGGCTCTACCCAGTATAGAAGATGAAAAAAAGGGCAGAGCAGAAGAGTTGATTGAACAAAGATTAAAGTCTAAAAGGTTTTTGTTTATATTAGATGATATTTGGAAGTGTGAATCTGAGGACTGGAAAAGGCTTTTAGTACCACTCAGAAAAGGACAGACAAAGGGTAACGTAATTCTAGTTACAACTCGGTTTCCAGCCATAGCAGAAATTGTTAAAACAACTAATAGTTCAATAATTCTGGAGGGTTTAGAACACAAAGAGTTTAGGAACTTTTTCCGTGCATGCATATTTGGTGATGAGAAATCACAAAACGATCATGATGGGTTACTTAAGATTGGAGATAAGATAGCAGAAAAGCTTAAGGGATCCCCTCTTGCAGCAAAAACTGTAGGCAGATTATTGAGGAACCACCTTGATGCGCATCATTGGACAAGAGTCCTAGAAAGTAGAGAATGGGAAATGCAGACTGGTGAGCGTGACATTATGCCTGCACTGAAACTTAGCTATGATTATCTGCCTTTCCATCTGCAGCAATGTTTTTCTTGTTGTGCTTTGTTTCCTGAAGATTACAAGTTTGACAGCGAAGAGCTCATTCATTTCTGGATAGGGCTAGACATTTTACATCCTGCTGGTGGAAGTAAAACAGTTGAAGATGTGGGTCTGGAAAGTTTAAGTGATTTGGTCAACAACGGATTTTTCAAAAAAGATGAAACTGATGGGCATCCATATTATATCATCCATGACCTGCTGCATGACTTAGCTTTGAAGGTTGCATCTCAAGAATCTCTTACTTTGCATCACTCTAATGTGAGATCAGTAGAAATTCGGCCATCTATCCGTCACTTGTCGATCATGATAGATGATCCAGATGATAGTAATGGAATAACCGGTGAAAACTTTAAGAGCGAATTGAAAAAACTTAAGACAAAATTGAAGGTTGAGAACTTGCAAACGCTATTTATATTTGGAGGAGGAGATCAAAGCTTTGTCAACATTTTGGGTGATTTGTTCATGGAAGCAAATGCTCTCCGTGTTCTTTGTTTGCCCACATTATCATGTCCCCTGGAATCCATGTTGCATAATTTTTCATCACTTCTCCACCTACGATACCTAAAGCTAGGGACTTCTATGAGACGGATGCCTTTACCAACAACCTTGTCTAGATTTTATCATTTGAAGATTTTGGATCTACGAAAATGGGATGGTTCGTTTCTTTTACCTAGAGACATGAGTAACCTTGCAAAATTGTGCCATTTTCTTGCCCGACATAATGAGCTTCATTCAGGTATTTATAATGTGGGGAAACTAAAACTCTTACAGGAGCTAAAGGCTTTTGCAGTCAATAAGGAAATCCAAGGCTTTGAACTAAATCAACTTGAGCATTTGATCGAGCTAAGGAAACTCGGCATTTATAACCTTGAGAATGTATACACAAAAGAAGAAGCGATTGAAGCAAAACTAGTACAGAAAGACCACTTGCACAAATTAGCACTACATTGGGATAGTGAGCGACCTAATACCGAGCCTGGCGTGGAAGTAGTGGTTCTTGAGAGCCTTCAACCACATAGAAACCTTCAGGAGCTGAGCATTACAGGACACCGAGGCCCTTCTTGTCCAACATGGTTGGGTGATAAGCTTGTCGTTGAGGCTCTGCAATCCCTCTATCTTTCTTCTGTTTCTTGGGATATTTTTCCTTCATTTGGGAAGATGGTGAATCTTCGTGAACTAGGATTGTCTAATATTTCCACAATAAAGGAGTTTGGTCCAGAGGAAAGCTTTTGCAAGTTAGTTAAGAAGATTACACTCGCCGGCTTAGAAAATTTTGAAAAATGGGTACCACAGCCCACTCATTTCTTCCCTCACTTGCAAGTACTGATTATCGTAGATTGCCCTAAACTCTCAGAGTTGCCATTTTCAAGCCACATTGTTTACCCACTGAAACAAGACTGGAACATAGATTGGTTTCCCAAACTACAAGAGCTCTGGATAGAACATTGCCCTGAAGTCTTGCTACTGCCTCCTATTCCGTGGACTCATTCTCTATGCTCTGTCGAGATAAGTAATGTGGGATCAAAATTACTAGACAAGTTGGTCTACTCAAAATCATCTTCTGAAGTAGCATTGACCATTATTGGAAAGGTTGGTCTACATAACTTAGATCAGTTGTTGCTATTCAGTAAATTAACAGAACTTCAGGCGttgatgatccaaaaatgcccacCTTTGGAGTTGAAGTATTTTCTAATGCTAACCTCATTGAAGAAATTGTGGGCATCGTCTTCAAATCTTGGGGTGGTGCCATCAGGAGGTCAGAGTGGTGTCGAGTGGCAGCATCCTGTTGACGAGATTAATATTTGTTTTTCTGATTCTAGTGGAAGGGAATTGACACAGTTCCTGTCCCACCTGCCAAAGCTATCCAAACTGGAAGTATCTTCTTGTAAAAACATAACACAGTTGGTTGTGGGGGTGGATTTGCAGCAACCAACAGTACCAATAGTATCATCGTCAACCTCTTTAGATGTTATAACAATGGATGATACACAAGTGAAAGATGAGCAGCAAGAAATagcagaggtggaggaggaggcaaacaCGATGGATGATGATGGGCTGTTGCTCCTCCGTGCACATCTCTCCAACTCTCTGCAGGCGTTGCACATCCGCACAGGTGGTGGTGTGGTAGTTCATTCCCTCGAAGCCCTCCAAGCCCTAACTAGACTTCAGTTAGAATATTGCTCTTTTCGCCACCCTTTCCCGTCCTCCCTGCTACAGCTGAAACTTTCGTCCGTGAAGGGCGTGCTGACCCTTTCAAACCTCACCTCTCTAACTCGATTAGAAATATATGGTTGCGGAGAGGATTTTAGATGCGAGGGCCTGTTGCCTCTCCTTACTCGGGGCCAGCTCAGCGATTTAGACGTTCAAAAAAGCCCCAATTTCTTTGGTAGGTGGGAGTGGGATCCCAGTGCCCCAATTTCGAGGTCCTCCAAACTGCAGATGCTCAACACAGATGACATCCACGGCTTCCTCGGTGCGCCCGCCCTCTGTAGcctcctctcttcctccctcACCGACTTGTCCTTTATGGGGGACCATGAGACGGCGCGCTTCATAAACGAGCAGGAGGAGGCCTTTCAATGCCTCACATCGCTCCAGCGACTCGAGTTTTGGTTTTGTTATAAGCTGGAACACCTCCCTGCCGCGCTAAACAAGCTGACCAACCTCAAGAGATTAGTAATCTTCGGGTGTCTTGCCGTCCGGTCGCTGCCCAAGGACGGCCTCCCGAGTTCACTGCGAGAATTAGTTGCCCAAGGAGTCAACGAGGAGCTACGAGAGCACTGTAAGCGGTTAATTGGAACCATCCCGAAAATCATAATATAG